One window of the Streptomyces sp. NBC_00259 genome contains the following:
- a CDS encoding acetyl/propionyl/methylcrotonyl-CoA carboxylase subunit alpha, with protein MFDTVLVANRGEIAVRVIRTLRALGVRSVAVFSDADADARHVREADTAVRLGPAPAAESYLSVERLLDAARRSGAQAVHPGYGFLAENAGFAQACADAGLVFIGPPAEAISLMGDKIRAKETVRAAGVPVVPGSSGSGLTDDQLAEAAREIGMPVLLKPSAGGGGKGMRLTRVESALLEEIAAARREARASFGDDTLLVERWVERPRHIEIQVLADGHGNVVHLGERECSLQRRHQKIIEEAPSVLLDEKIRAAMGEAAVQAARSCGYRGAGTVEFIVPGGDPSSYYFMEMNTRLQVEHPVTELVVSIAGSGLDLVEWQLRVAAGEKLPFTQDDISLTGHAVEARICAEDPSRGFLPSGGTVLSLREPQGDGVRTDSGLTEGVEVSSLYDPMLSKVIAYGPDRATALRRLRAALADTVILGVPTNAGFLRRLLAHPAVVAGDLDTGLVEREVDGLVDTIVPTEVYEAAALLRRPAPAAGPDGWVDPFSVPSGWRLGGEPAAAVHHFRVPGHDPVEVRSLGDTEGAAPGGSTVTVELGGVRHTFSHATAPGGIWLGRDGDSWHVQDHDPVAADLGGAAHQGADTLAAPMPGTVTVVKVAVGEEVAAGQSLLVVEAMKMEHVISAPHAGTVTELDVTPGATVAMDQVLAVVTPHQDGEKEGGR; from the coding sequence ATGTTCGACACTGTTCTGGTCGCCAACCGAGGCGAGATCGCGGTCCGCGTCATCCGTACGCTGCGGGCCCTGGGGGTGCGTTCGGTCGCCGTGTTCAGCGACGCGGACGCCGACGCCCGGCACGTCCGGGAGGCGGACACGGCCGTGCGGCTGGGGCCTGCACCGGCGGCGGAGAGCTATCTCTCGGTCGAGCGGCTCCTCGACGCGGCCCGCCGCAGCGGGGCCCAGGCGGTCCACCCCGGTTACGGCTTCCTCGCGGAGAACGCGGGATTCGCGCAGGCCTGCGCGGACGCCGGCCTGGTCTTCATCGGGCCGCCGGCCGAGGCGATCTCCCTGATGGGCGACAAGATCCGCGCCAAGGAGACCGTGCGGGCCGCCGGAGTGCCCGTCGTGCCGGGCTCCTCGGGCTCAGGTCTCACGGACGACCAACTGGCCGAGGCCGCCCGGGAGATCGGGATGCCGGTGCTGCTGAAGCCCTCGGCGGGCGGCGGCGGCAAGGGCATGCGCCTCACGCGCGTCGAATCGGCGCTGCTGGAGGAGATCGCGGCCGCCCGGCGCGAGGCGCGGGCGTCGTTCGGCGACGACACACTGCTCGTGGAGCGGTGGGTCGAGCGTCCGCGGCACATCGAGATCCAGGTGCTCGCCGATGGACACGGGAACGTGGTGCATCTCGGCGAGCGCGAGTGCTCGCTGCAGCGCCGCCACCAGAAGATCATCGAGGAGGCGCCGTCCGTCCTCCTGGACGAGAAGATCCGCGCGGCGATGGGCGAGGCGGCGGTCCAGGCGGCCCGCTCCTGCGGGTACCGGGGCGCGGGCACGGTCGAGTTCATCGTCCCTGGCGGCGACCCGTCGTCGTACTACTTCATGGAGATGAACACCCGTCTCCAGGTCGAGCACCCGGTGACCGAGCTGGTCGTGTCGATCGCGGGGAGCGGCCTGGACCTGGTGGAGTGGCAGCTGCGGGTCGCGGCGGGCGAGAAGCTCCCCTTCACGCAGGACGACATCAGCCTCACCGGCCACGCCGTCGAGGCCCGTATCTGCGCCGAGGACCCTTCCCGTGGATTCCTCCCCTCCGGCGGCACGGTCCTGTCCCTGCGCGAACCCCAGGGTGACGGTGTCCGCACCGACTCGGGCCTGACCGAGGGCGTGGAGGTCTCCAGCCTCTACGACCCGATGCTGTCGAAGGTCATCGCGTACGGACCCGACCGGGCGACCGCGCTGCGCAGGCTGCGCGCCGCCCTGGCGGACACGGTCATCCTCGGCGTTCCGACGAACGCGGGCTTCCTGCGCCGGCTGCTGGCCCATCCCGCGGTGGTCGCGGGCGACCTGGACACGGGGCTCGTGGAGCGCGAGGTGGACGGGCTGGTCGACACCATCGTGCCGACGGAGGTGTACGAGGCGGCGGCGCTGCTGAGACGCCCGGCGCCTGCCGCAGGCCCGGACGGCTGGGTCGACCCGTTCTCGGTCCCGAGCGGCTGGCGGCTCGGCGGCGAACCGGCCGCGGCGGTGCACCACTTCCGGGTCCCGGGCCACGACCCGGTCGAGGTCCGCTCCCTTGGGGACACCGAGGGCGCCGCACCGGGCGGGAGCACCGTCACCGTCGAACTCGGCGGTGTCAGGCACACCTTCAGCCACGCCACGGCTCCCGGAGGGATCTGGCTCGGCCGGGACGGCGACTCGTGGCACGTCCAGGACCACGATCCGGTCGCGGCGGATCTCGGCGGCGCCGCCCACCAGGGCGCGGACACGCTCGCCGCGCCCATGCCCGGCACCGTCACGGTCGTGAAGGTGGCGGTGGGCGAGGAGGTCGCCGCCGGACAGAGTCTGCTCGTGGTCGAGGCGATGAAGATGGAGCACGTCATCTCCGCCCCGCACGCCGGCACCGTCACCGAGCTGGACGTCACACCGGGCGCCACGGTCGCCATGGACCAGGTGCTCGCTGTCGTCACCCCGCACCAGGACGGCGAGAAGGAGGGTGGGCGATGA
- a CDS encoding hydroxymethylglutaryl-CoA lyase produces MEVPATALPPRVRIHEVGPRDGLQNEKETVPTDVKAEFVHRLAGAGLTTVEATSFVHPRWVPQLADAEELFPRLADIEGVALPVLVPNERGLDRAIALGARRIAVFGSATETFAARNLNRTIDESLAMFEPVVARAKDDKIHVRGYLSMCFGDPWEGKVPVHQVVRVAKRLMDLGCDELSLGDTIGVATPGHVLSLLAELNEEGVPTSAIGVHFHDTYGQALANTFAALEHGVTTIDASAGGLGGCPYAKSATGNLATEDLVWMLHGLGIETGVDLGRLTATSVWMAEQLGRPSPSRTVRALAGTASHKES; encoded by the coding sequence ATGGAGGTGCCCGCCACGGCCCTTCCGCCGCGGGTGCGGATCCATGAGGTCGGGCCCCGGGACGGGCTGCAGAACGAGAAGGAGACCGTCCCGACCGACGTCAAGGCGGAGTTCGTCCACCGGCTCGCCGGTGCCGGGCTGACGACCGTGGAGGCGACCAGCTTCGTCCACCCCCGGTGGGTGCCCCAGCTGGCCGACGCCGAGGAGCTGTTCCCCCGGCTCGCGGACATCGAGGGCGTCGCCCTGCCCGTCCTCGTGCCGAACGAACGCGGACTGGACCGCGCCATCGCCCTCGGTGCGCGCCGGATCGCGGTGTTCGGGTCCGCGACGGAGACCTTCGCGGCCCGCAATCTCAATCGCACGATCGACGAGTCGCTCGCGATGTTCGAGCCGGTCGTGGCCCGCGCCAAGGACGACAAGATCCATGTCCGCGGCTATCTGTCGATGTGCTTCGGCGACCCCTGGGAGGGCAAGGTCCCGGTCCACCAGGTCGTCCGTGTGGCCAAGCGGCTGATGGACCTGGGCTGCGACGAGCTGAGCCTCGGCGACACGATCGGTGTCGCCACCCCGGGCCATGTCCTCTCCCTCCTCGCCGAGCTGAACGAGGAGGGCGTGCCCACCAGCGCCATCGGGGTGCACTTCCACGACACCTACGGCCAGGCGCTGGCCAACACCTTCGCGGCACTGGAGCACGGCGTCACCACCATCGACGCCTCCGCGGGCGGTCTGGGCGGCTGCCCGTACGCGAAGAGCGCCACCGGAAACCTCGCCACCGAAGACCTCGTGTGGATGCTCCACGGCCTCGGCATCGAAACCGGGGTCGACCTCGGCCGGCTCACCGCCACCAGCGTGTGGATGGCCGAGCAGCTGGGCCGTCCCAGCCCCTCCCGCACCGTTCGCGCCCTTGCGGGCACGGCTTCCCACAAGGAGTCCTAG
- a CDS encoding acyl-CoA dehydrogenase family protein: MSLDHRLTPEHEELRRTVEEFAHDVVAPKIGDFYERHEFPYEIVREMGRMGLFGLPFPEEYGGMGGDYLALGIALEELARVDSSVAITLEAGVSLGAMPLHLFGTEEQKREWLPRLCSGEMLGAFGLTEPDAGSDAGGTKTTAVRDEKTGEWVINGSKCFITNSGTDITGLVTVTAVTGRTSEGKPLISSIIVPSGTPGFTVAAPYSKVGWNASDTRELSFSDVRVPFANLLGEEGRGYAQFLRILDEGRIAIAALATGLAQGCVDESVKYAKERHAFGRPIAGNQAIQFKIADMEMRAHMARIGWRDAASRLVLGEPFKKEAAVAKLYSSTVAVDNAREATQIHGGYGFMNEYPVARMWRDSKILEIGEGTSEVQRMLIARELGLTG, encoded by the coding sequence ATGTCGCTCGACCACCGCCTCACCCCTGAGCACGAGGAACTCCGACGCACCGTCGAGGAGTTCGCCCACGACGTGGTCGCCCCGAAGATCGGCGACTTCTACGAGCGGCACGAGTTCCCGTACGAGATCGTCCGCGAGATGGGCCGGATGGGCCTGTTCGGCCTGCCCTTCCCCGAGGAGTACGGCGGCATGGGCGGCGACTATCTCGCCCTCGGCATCGCCCTGGAGGAGCTGGCCCGTGTCGACTCGTCCGTCGCGATCACCCTGGAGGCCGGGGTGTCGCTGGGCGCCATGCCCCTCCACCTCTTCGGCACCGAGGAGCAGAAGCGCGAGTGGCTGCCCCGGCTGTGCTCCGGTGAGATGCTCGGCGCCTTCGGGCTGACCGAGCCGGACGCCGGTTCCGACGCGGGCGGCACGAAGACCACGGCCGTGCGCGACGAGAAGACCGGCGAGTGGGTGATCAACGGCTCCAAGTGCTTCATCACCAACTCCGGTACGGACATCACGGGCCTGGTCACGGTCACCGCGGTCACCGGCCGCACCTCCGAGGGCAAGCCGCTCATCTCCTCCATCATCGTCCCGTCCGGCACCCCCGGCTTCACCGTCGCCGCCCCGTACTCGAAGGTCGGGTGGAACGCGTCGGACACCCGGGAGTTGTCGTTCTCCGACGTCCGTGTGCCGTTCGCGAACCTGCTGGGCGAGGAGGGCCGTGGCTACGCCCAGTTCCTGCGCATCCTCGACGAGGGCCGGATCGCCATCGCCGCGCTCGCCACGGGCCTGGCCCAGGGCTGTGTGGACGAGTCCGTGAAGTACGCGAAGGAGCGCCACGCCTTCGGCCGCCCGATCGCCGGCAACCAGGCCATCCAGTTCAAGATCGCCGACATGGAGATGCGGGCGCACATGGCGAGGATCGGCTGGCGGGACGCGGCGTCCCGGCTCGTCCTCGGTGAGCCGTTCAAGAAGGAGGCGGCGGTGGCGAAGCTGTACTCCTCGACGGTCGCCGTCGACAACGCGCGTGAGGCCACCCAGATCCACGGCGGATACGGCTTCATGAACGAGTACCCGGTGGCCAGGATGTGGCGGGACTCCAAGATCCTGGAGATCGGCGAGGGCACGAGCGAGGTCCAGCGCATGCTGATCGCAAGGGAGTTGGGCCTGACCGGGTAG
- a CDS encoding ABC transporter substrate-binding protein, translated as MSNARASHLTRRGLLAAGGAIGLGAALTACGSENKSDSASDAKKSGPWEFKDDRGQVAKTKAAPKNIVAFTGMAAALHDFGIEVKGVFGPTYVEDKAKGTKTPDVQAGDLDINKVKVLGNVWGEFNVEQYAALAPDVLITDMWEKNALWYVPDQSKDKILKLAPSVALWASDYSMPKVLQRHVDLAESLGADVKAKKVTDAKAAFEKAAARLRAAAKAKPEIKVLIGSASADLFYISTPARPTDTLYFKELGVNFVTPTKLDAGGWFEGLSWENVDKYKADIIMMDNRASALQPDALKSKPTWAQLPAVKAGQVIPRVTEPIYSYEKCTPILEDLAKAIENAKKVA; from the coding sequence ATGTCCAATGCCCGTGCTTCCCACCTCACCCGCCGCGGCCTGCTCGCCGCGGGCGGCGCCATCGGCCTCGGCGCCGCACTCACCGCCTGCGGCTCCGAGAACAAGAGCGACTCGGCCTCCGACGCGAAGAAGAGCGGCCCCTGGGAGTTCAAGGACGACCGCGGGCAGGTCGCCAAGACGAAGGCCGCCCCCAAGAACATCGTCGCCTTCACCGGCATGGCGGCCGCGCTCCACGACTTCGGCATCGAGGTGAAGGGCGTCTTCGGCCCGACGTACGTCGAGGACAAGGCGAAGGGCACCAAGACGCCGGACGTCCAGGCGGGCGACCTCGACATCAACAAGGTCAAGGTCCTCGGCAACGTGTGGGGCGAGTTCAACGTCGAGCAGTACGCGGCGCTCGCGCCGGACGTGCTGATCACCGACATGTGGGAGAAGAACGCCCTCTGGTACGTGCCGGACCAGTCCAAGGACAAGATCCTCAAGCTGGCCCCGAGCGTCGCCCTGTGGGCCTCGGACTACTCGATGCCGAAGGTCCTGCAGCGCCACGTCGACCTGGCCGAGTCCCTCGGCGCCGACGTCAAGGCCAAGAAGGTCACCGACGCCAAGGCCGCCTTCGAGAAGGCCGCCGCCCGGCTGCGCGCCGCCGCGAAGGCCAAGCCCGAGATCAAGGTGCTCATCGGCTCCGCGAGCGCCGACCTGTTCTACATCTCCACCCCGGCCCGGCCGACCGACACGCTCTACTTCAAGGAGCTCGGCGTCAACTTCGTGACGCCCACCAAGCTCGACGCCGGCGGCTGGTTCGAGGGCCTCAGCTGGGAGAACGTCGACAAGTACAAGGCCGACATCATCATGATGGACAACCGCGCCTCGGCCCTTCAGCCCGACGCCCTGAAGTCCAAGCCGACCTGGGCCCAGCTGCCCGCCGTCAAGGCCGGCCAGGTCATCCCCCGCGTCACCGAGCCGATCTACTCGTACGAGAAGTGCACGCCGATCCTCGAGGACCTGGCGAAGGCCATCGAGAACGCGAAGAAGGTCGCCTGA
- a CDS encoding siderophore-interacting protein: MSTAVAAPFRFFPLQVVRTRRLGPSLVRVTFGGEALKDFASGGRDQSLSLFLPHPGQDEPVVPVAEDGDMYATLGAWRALPDDVRAVMRSYSVREQRPDAGEHGEVDIDFAVHEDGGPACRWAQKASCGDRVTVLGPAVADNTAVRFRLPEDADSVLIWADETALPAASAILESLPAGLRAQVWLEVPHAGDRLEPVTAADATLTWLVRDAGAPSAVEAVRAAEFTGSTPYAWIAGESGSVKALRRHLVNERELDRRRVTFVGYWRKGVSEDALREAPDDDA, translated from the coding sequence ATGTCGACAGCCGTGGCCGCCCCGTTCCGTTTCTTCCCCCTTCAGGTCGTACGGACGCGGCGGCTCGGCCCGTCGCTGGTACGCGTCACGTTCGGAGGGGAAGCCCTGAAGGACTTCGCTTCCGGAGGGCGCGATCAGTCCCTGTCGCTCTTCCTGCCGCACCCCGGCCAGGACGAACCGGTCGTGCCGGTCGCCGAGGACGGGGACATGTACGCCACGCTCGGCGCCTGGCGGGCGCTGCCCGACGACGTACGGGCCGTGATGCGCTCGTACTCCGTTCGCGAGCAGCGCCCCGATGCCGGTGAACACGGCGAGGTCGACATCGACTTCGCCGTCCACGAGGACGGCGGCCCGGCCTGCCGGTGGGCGCAGAAAGCTTCCTGCGGAGACCGGGTCACCGTTCTCGGCCCCGCGGTCGCCGACAACACCGCCGTGCGCTTCCGGCTGCCCGAGGACGCCGACTCGGTGCTGATCTGGGCGGACGAGACGGCACTTCCCGCCGCTTCGGCGATCCTGGAGTCGCTGCCCGCCGGGCTCCGCGCACAGGTCTGGCTCGAGGTCCCGCACGCCGGCGACCGGCTGGAGCCCGTGACGGCCGCCGACGCCACCCTCACCTGGCTCGTGCGGGACGCGGGAGCGCCGTCGGCGGTCGAGGCGGTGCGCGCCGCCGAGTTCACCGGCTCGACGCCGTACGCCTGGATCGCGGGCGAGTCCGGCTCCGTCAAGGCGCTGCGGCGGCATCTCGTGAACGAGCGCGAACTCGACCGCCGGCGCGTCACGTTCGTCGGCTACTGGCGCAAGGGCGTCAGCGAGGACGCCCTGCGCGAGGCTCCCGACGACGACGCATAG